From the genome of Denticeps clupeoides chromosome 4, fDenClu1.1, whole genome shotgun sequence, one region includes:
- the skila gene encoding ski-like protein, which translates to MTSLKTPFKDLTSFKGNSKRPYREHLDYAPIKKRFTAEMNMKRRAAEAPARAAKVKRERVEERPEPDGGAKALDLSPGLKHTLAQFTLSSQSSLGGPAAFSAKSARDSASPAHPAPAPSPPVPAGGPLLVPCDSSTELTHALLEGESISCFAVGGEKRLCLPQVLNSVLRDFSLQQINGVCDELYVYCSRCDAEQLHILKVLGILPFNAPSCGLITLTDAQRLCNALLRPGAALPPDPSGKLPGRGLLEEGRATFQVEHHCLGKCQGLFVPQFYARPDAPCVQCVECRLLFSPQNFVMHSHKSSDKRTCHWGFDSAKWPCYLLLGRKYLGAPEEARLRQLLEEMKEKFHHTHKKDADEDRHVRKSSPDRCSSTDKLSDDEPGRKGKSHSSLAFSHSFPSIKEEPGHDTPVHPSYYLYLYDKMLPPNVSLRKDAVSQDVLGALLKQHYSSSSSRPALDHPTKDQQFSPPIAYEPKSQRAKEDQCLAAEVAAATRKDAYAPAEASSKDGGGAALEDDKDRIVLEIVQMYSRQQEKLNATLQKQLQLEMELEALRGGSAAQLRELCAERGELQTELEAMHTEHAQRLGELQHEQTELESRLEQLRQQDCGCGAQEAQYTAQLCKLRARLELVEVERAELQEELQREREAREKLERTVSQLRQQMARSGPPAPGTPTPSSTPSPQAPEQLTSG; encoded by the exons ATGACCAGCCTGAAGACCCCCTTCAAAGACCTGACCTCGTTCAAGGGCAACTCGAAGCGGCCGTACCGGGAGCACCTGGACTACGCCCCCATCAAGAAGCGCTTCACGGCCGAGATGAACATGAAGCGGCGCGCGGCGGAGGCGCCGGCCCGCGCCGCCAAGGTGAAGCGGGAGCGCGTGGAGGAGCGGCCCGAGCCGGACGGCGGCGCCAAGGCGCTGGACCTCAGCCCCGGCCTCAAGCACACGCTGGCCCAGTTCACGCTGAGCAGCCAGAGCTCGCTGGGCGGCCCGGCGGCGTTCTCCGCCAAGAGCGCGCGGGACTCGGCCTCGCCGGCCCACCCCGCCCCCGCGCCCTCCCCGCCCGTCCCGGCCGGCGGCCCGCTCCTGGTGCCGTGCGACAGCTCCACGGAGCTCACCCACGCGCTGCTGGAGGGCGAGTCCATCTCCTGCTTCGCGGTGGGCGGCGAGAAGCGGCTGTGCCTGCCGCAGGTGCTGAACTCGGTGCTGCGCGACTTCTCGCTGCAGCAGATCAACGGCGTGTGCGACGAGCTCTACGTCTACTGCTCCCGCTGCGACGCCGAGCAGCTGCACATCCTCAAGGTGCTCGGCATCCTGCCCTTCAACGCGCCCTCCTGCGGCCTCATCACCCTCACCGACGCCCAGCGGCTCTGCAACGCCCTGCTCCGCCCGGGCGCCGCCCTCCCGCCGGACCCCAGCGGCAAGCTCCCCGGGCGGGGCCTGCTGGAGGAGGGCCGCGCCACCTTCCAGGTGGAGCACCACTGCCTCGGCAAGTGCCAGGGCCTGTTCGTGCCGCAGTTCTACGCGCGGCCGGACGCGCCCTGCGTGCAGTGCGTGGAGTGCCGGCTGCTCTTCTCGCCGCAGAACTTCGTCATGCACTCGCACAAGTCCTCCGACAAGAGGACCTGCCACTGGGGCTTCGACTCGGCCAAGTGGCCCTGCTACCTGCTGCTGGGCCGCAAGTACCTCGGCGCGCCGGAGGAGGCGCGGCTCaggcagctgctggaggagatgaaggagaAGTTCCACCACACGCACAAA AAGGACGCTGATGAGGACAGACACGTGAGGAAGTCCAGTCCGGATCGCTGCTCCTCCACTGACAAGCTGTCTGATGATGAGCCGGGAAGGAAg GGCAAGAGCCACAGCAGCCTGGCCTTCAGCCACTCGTTCCCCAGCATCAAAGAGGAGCCGGGACACGACACGCCCGTCCACCCCAG TTACTACCTGTACCTGTACGATAAGATGCTGCCGCCCaacgtgtccctgaggaagGACGCGGTCAGTCAGGACGTCCTGGGGGCCCTGCTGAAACAAcactacagcagcagcagcagccgcccgGCTCTGGACCACCCGACTAAAG ACCAGCAGTTCTCTCCTCCCATCGCATACGAGCCCAAATCACAGCGCGCCAAGGAGGACCAGTGTCTGGCGGCTGAGGTTGCCGCGGCAACCCGCAAAGACGCCTACGCTCCCGCAGAGGCGTCGAGCAAGGACGGTGGCGGCGCGGCCCTGGAGGACGACAAGGACCGGATCGTGCTGGAGATCGTTCAGATGTACAGCAGGCAGCAGGAGAAGCTGAACGCCACCCTGCAGAagcagctgcagctggagatg gaACTGGAGGCTCTGCGCGGCGGCTCGGCGGCTCAGCTCCGGGAGCTGTGTGCGGAGCGCGGCGAGCTGCAGACGGAGCTGGAGGCCATGCACACCGAGCACGCTCAGAGGCTGGGGGAGCTGCAGCACGAGCAGACGGAGCTGGAGAGTCGCCTGGAGCAGCTCCGGCAGCAGGACTGCGGCTGCGGCGCCCAGGAGGCGCAGTACACCGCACAG CTGTGCAAGCTACGTGCGCGCCTGGAGCTCGTGGAGGTGGAGCGGGCGGAGCTTCAGGAGGAACTCCAGCGGGAGCGGGAAGCCCGCGAGAAGCTGGAGCGCACAGTTTCGCAGCTCCGCCAGCAAATGGCCCGTTCCGGACCCCCTGCCCCAGGCACCCCCACCCCGTCGTCCACACCCTCCCCGCAGGCCCCGGAGCAGCTGACCTCTGGCTAG
- the gpr160 gene encoding putative G-protein coupled receptor 160 isoform X1 encodes MTRTLSGGLFQASRGRRAMETPITCLVLVQGLKTLMNWSTVILQRPHITRGFMGTFHISLNVVDTVLTLVLLVTHALQDVRLCGMRWTSHHVCLLLQISSFVYNALHWPVLVVSGLDHYWLAPLGSASVHWTRRLGYVLIAAALWTSAALHVFLSPGYRPHLQDTSHRLLSSCQAPGSPQVPQVSSSVLLATVAAALYAEAAGRRPRPSPVPRPRGLRQDLGAVSGPGLGAGDLARGGPGVPGHERALAVLRQQLPRQRDAARGDGPAGRHGRPL; translated from the exons ATGACCAGGACGTTGAGCGGCGGCTTGTTCCAG GCCTCGAGAGGGAGACGCGCCATGGAGACCCCCATCACCTGCCTGGTGCTGGTGCAGGGCCTGAAGACCCTGATGAACTGGTCCACCGTGATCCTGCAGAGGCCCCACATCACCAGGGGCTTCATGGGGACGTTCCACATCTCCTTGAACGTGGTGGACACCGTCCTGACGCTGGTGCTCCTGGTCACGCACGCCCTGCAGGACGTCCGCCTCTGTGGGATGCGATGGACCAGCCACCACGTCTGCCTGCTGCTCCAGATCTCCAGCTTCGTCTACAACGCGCTGCACTGGCCCGTGCTGGTGGTCTCGGGCCTGGACCACTACTGGCTGGCGCCGCTCGGCTCCGCCTCGGTGCACTGGACGCGGAGGCTGGGCTACGTTTTGATCGCCGCCGCCCTCTGGACGTCGGCGGCCCTTCACGTCTTCCTGTCCCCCGGCTACAGGCCCCACCTGCAGGACACTTCTCACCGCCTCCTGAGCTCCTGCCAGGCTCCCGGCAGCCCTCAGGTCCCCCAGGTCTCGTCCTCCGTGCTGCTCGCCACCGTGGCCGCGGCGCTGTACGCcgaggcggcggggcggcggcCGCGCCCGTCTCCTGTGCCACGCCCTCGCGGCCTTCGTCAGGACTTGGGGGCCGTTTCTGGCCCTGGGCTTGGTGCTGGCGATCTCGCGCGAGGAGGTCCCGGCGTACCTGGCCATGAACGCGCCCTGGCTGTGCTTCGTCAACAGCTTCCTCGTCAGCGTGACGCTGCTCGAGGTGACGGGCCCGCCGGGCGCCACGGACGGCCTCTGTGA
- the gpr160 gene encoding putative G-protein coupled receptor 160 isoform X2: METPITCLVLVQGLKTLMNWSTVILQRPHITRGFMGTFHISLNVVDTVLTLVLLVTHALQDVRLCGMRWTSHHVCLLLQISSFVYNALHWPVLVVSGLDHYWLAPLGSASVHWTRRLGYVLIAAALWTSAALHVFLSPGYRPHLQDTSHRLLSSCQAPGSPQVPQVSSSVLLATVAAALYAEAAGRRPRPSPVPRPRGLRQDLGAVSGPGLGAGDLARGGPGVPGHERALAVLRQQLPRQRDAARGDGPAGRHGRPL; encoded by the coding sequence ATGGAGACCCCCATCACCTGCCTGGTGCTGGTGCAGGGCCTGAAGACCCTGATGAACTGGTCCACCGTGATCCTGCAGAGGCCCCACATCACCAGGGGCTTCATGGGGACGTTCCACATCTCCTTGAACGTGGTGGACACCGTCCTGACGCTGGTGCTCCTGGTCACGCACGCCCTGCAGGACGTCCGCCTCTGTGGGATGCGATGGACCAGCCACCACGTCTGCCTGCTGCTCCAGATCTCCAGCTTCGTCTACAACGCGCTGCACTGGCCCGTGCTGGTGGTCTCGGGCCTGGACCACTACTGGCTGGCGCCGCTCGGCTCCGCCTCGGTGCACTGGACGCGGAGGCTGGGCTACGTTTTGATCGCCGCCGCCCTCTGGACGTCGGCGGCCCTTCACGTCTTCCTGTCCCCCGGCTACAGGCCCCACCTGCAGGACACTTCTCACCGCCTCCTGAGCTCCTGCCAGGCTCCCGGCAGCCCTCAGGTCCCCCAGGTCTCGTCCTCCGTGCTGCTCGCCACCGTGGCCGCGGCGCTGTACGCcgaggcggcggggcggcggcCGCGCCCGTCTCCTGTGCCACGCCCTCGCGGCCTTCGTCAGGACTTGGGGGCCGTTTCTGGCCCTGGGCTTGGTGCTGGCGATCTCGCGCGAGGAGGTCCCGGCGTACCTGGCCATGAACGCGCCCTGGCTGTGCTTCGTCAACAGCTTCCTCGTCAGCGTGACGCTGCTCGAGGTGACGGGCCCGCCGGGCGCCACGGACGGCCTCTGTGA
- the nadkb gene encoding NAD kinase b isoform X1, producing the protein MDGPEAGSDVKCAAPSPPRQRAREAKSPRRRREVKRSRRRPESQEQVMWGGRQRRRRAAESPCSPKRPDRCRRPHFLHGPYPATHFGPKARILPNPTSVMHIQDPASQRLTWNKPPLNVLVIKKIRDESLLEPFKELCRFLLEEKKLVVFVEKKVADDATLTSDEAFSAVRTKLCTFREGYDDISDCIDLIICLGGDGTLLYASSLFQGSVPPVMAFHLGSLGFLTPFKFQSYKTEVAKVFEGNAAIVLRSRLKVKVVKELAQHGGEQENGALTPHCHGNSEASKITLQLQVLNEVVVDRGPSSYLSNVDLYLNGRLITSVQGDGVIVSTPTGSTAYAAAAGASMIHPNVPAIMVTPICPHSLSFRPIVVPAGVELMITLSPEARNTAWVSFDGRKRQEIQHGDSIRITTSCYPVPSICCHDLVYDWFESLAQCLHWNVRKKQARLIDSTDSSDTEN; encoded by the exons ATGGACGGGCCGGAGGCTGGAAGTGACGTGAAGTGCGCCGCGCCGTCGCCGCCCAGACAGCGGGCGCGTGAGGCCAAGTCGCCTAGGCGACGGCGCGAGGTCAAGAGGTCACGGCGGCGCCCGGAGAGTCAGGAACAGGTGATGTGGGGAGGcaggcagcggcggcggcgggcggcCGAGTCGCCGTGCTCCCCGAAACGCCCGGACCGGTGCAG GCGCCCTCACTTCCTTCATGGGCCGTATCCGGCCACGCATTTTGGACCCAAGGCCCGCATCCTCCCCAACCCGACCTCCGTCAT GCATATCCAGGACCCGGCTTCTCAGCGCCTCACCTGGAACAAGCCGCCGCTCAACGTCCTGGTCATCAAGAAGATTCGCGACGAGAGCCTTCTGGAGCCCTTCAAGGAGCTGTGCAGGTTCCTGCTGGAG GAAAAGAAGTTGGTGGTCTTTGTCGAGAAGAAGGTGGCGGACGACGCCACGCTCACGAGCGATGAGGCCTTCTCCGCCGTCCGCACCAAACTCTGCACCTTCAGGGAAG GCTATGACGACATCTCGGACTGCATCGACCTGATCATCTGCCTGGGCGGGGACGGGACGCTCCTCTACGCCTCCTCCCTCTTCCAG GGCAGCGTTCCCCCCGTCATGGCGTTCCACCTCGGCTCCCTGGGCTTCCTCACACCTTTCAAGTTCCAGTCGTACAAGACCGAGGTGGCCAAAGTGTTTGAAG GCAACGCGGCCATCGTGCTGCGCAGCCGTCTGAAGGTGAAGGTGGTGAAGGAGCTGGCGCAGCACGGCGGCGAGCAGGAGAACGGAGCGCTGACCCCgcactgccatggcaacagcgagGCCAGCAAGATAACGCTGCAGCttcag GTGCTGAACGAGGTTGTGGTGGACCGCGGGCCGTCCTCCTACCTGTCCAACGTGGATCTGTACTTGAACGGGCGTCTCATCACCTCGGTTCAGGGAGATG GAGTGATCGTGTCCACGCCCACCGGCAGTACGGCCTACGCCGCCGCGGCCGGGGCCTCCATGATTCACCCCAACGTGCCGGCCATCATGGTCACGCCCATCTGCCCTCACTCCCTCTCGTTCAGGCCCATCGTGGTGCCCGCCGGCGTGGAGCTCATG ATCACATTGTCCCCTGAGGCGCGGAACACAGCCTGGGTGTCGTTCGATGGGAGGAAGAGGCAGGAGATCCAGCACGGTGACAG CATCAGAATCACCACGTCCTGCTACCCGGTGCCGTCCATCTGCTGCCACGACCTGGTGTACGACTGGTTCGAGAGCCTGGCCCAGTGCCTGCACTGGAACGTGCGCAAGAAACAGGCGCGCCTGATCGACAGCACCGACTCCTCCGACACCGAGAACTGA
- the nadkb gene encoding NAD kinase b isoform X2, whose product MALGVTASCSPAAFGHRSVLNTGRCRSVSKMPSRHSTKPARQKWHIQDPASQRLTWNKPPLNVLVIKKIRDESLLEPFKELCRFLLEEKKLVVFVEKKVADDATLTSDEAFSAVRTKLCTFREGYDDISDCIDLIICLGGDGTLLYASSLFQGSVPPVMAFHLGSLGFLTPFKFQSYKTEVAKVFEGNAAIVLRSRLKVKVVKELAQHGGEQENGALTPHCHGNSEASKITLQLQVLNEVVVDRGPSSYLSNVDLYLNGRLITSVQGDGVIVSTPTGSTAYAAAAGASMIHPNVPAIMVTPICPHSLSFRPIVVPAGVELMITLSPEARNTAWVSFDGRKRQEIQHGDSIRITTSCYPVPSICCHDLVYDWFESLAQCLHWNVRKKQARLIDSTDSSDTEN is encoded by the exons ATGGCACTTGGTGTGACGGCCAGCTGCTCTCCTGCAGCGTTTGGCCACAGATCAGTTCTGAACACTGGACGGTGTAGATCTGTTTCTAAAATGCCTTCTCGTCACTCCACCAAGCCGGCCAGACAGAAGTG GCATATCCAGGACCCGGCTTCTCAGCGCCTCACCTGGAACAAGCCGCCGCTCAACGTCCTGGTCATCAAGAAGATTCGCGACGAGAGCCTTCTGGAGCCCTTCAAGGAGCTGTGCAGGTTCCTGCTGGAG GAAAAGAAGTTGGTGGTCTTTGTCGAGAAGAAGGTGGCGGACGACGCCACGCTCACGAGCGATGAGGCCTTCTCCGCCGTCCGCACCAAACTCTGCACCTTCAGGGAAG GCTATGACGACATCTCGGACTGCATCGACCTGATCATCTGCCTGGGCGGGGACGGGACGCTCCTCTACGCCTCCTCCCTCTTCCAG GGCAGCGTTCCCCCCGTCATGGCGTTCCACCTCGGCTCCCTGGGCTTCCTCACACCTTTCAAGTTCCAGTCGTACAAGACCGAGGTGGCCAAAGTGTTTGAAG GCAACGCGGCCATCGTGCTGCGCAGCCGTCTGAAGGTGAAGGTGGTGAAGGAGCTGGCGCAGCACGGCGGCGAGCAGGAGAACGGAGCGCTGACCCCgcactgccatggcaacagcgagGCCAGCAAGATAACGCTGCAGCttcag GTGCTGAACGAGGTTGTGGTGGACCGCGGGCCGTCCTCCTACCTGTCCAACGTGGATCTGTACTTGAACGGGCGTCTCATCACCTCGGTTCAGGGAGATG GAGTGATCGTGTCCACGCCCACCGGCAGTACGGCCTACGCCGCCGCGGCCGGGGCCTCCATGATTCACCCCAACGTGCCGGCCATCATGGTCACGCCCATCTGCCCTCACTCCCTCTCGTTCAGGCCCATCGTGGTGCCCGCCGGCGTGGAGCTCATG ATCACATTGTCCCCTGAGGCGCGGAACACAGCCTGGGTGTCGTTCGATGGGAGGAAGAGGCAGGAGATCCAGCACGGTGACAG CATCAGAATCACCACGTCCTGCTACCCGGTGCCGTCCATCTGCTGCCACGACCTGGTGTACGACTGGTTCGAGAGCCTGGCCCAGTGCCTGCACTGGAACGTGCGCAAGAAACAGGCGCGCCTGATCGACAGCACCGACTCCTCCGACACCGAGAACTGA
- the sec62 gene encoding translocation protein SEC62 yields the protein MAERRRHKKRIQEVSEPTKEEKAVAKHLRFNCPTKSTNMMGHRVDYFTASKAVDCLLDSKWAKAKKGEEAVFTSRDSAVDYCNRLLKKQFFHRALKVMKKRPEKELKKEKKEEKEKAKSDSSKEEEKKGKKEKKRDTEGDSKKEKNDDSPGSPKKKKDAKKKFKLEPHEDQLFLDGNEVYVWIYDPVHFKTFAMGLILVIAVIAATLFPLWPAEMRVGVYYLSVAAGCFVASILLLAVARCILFLIIWLVTGGRHHFWFLPNLTADVGFIDSFRPLYTHEYKGPRSSKKSDGKPTDATKAQKSDSEEKSDGEKKDGDGEEDDEESKEAEPSESATAEGSVADRYSDTDSDRREDEGSQHSNGNDFEMITREELDQHTEEEQEEEEEEHEATPSTVKT from the exons ATGGCGGAGCGCAGGCGGCACAAGAAGCGGATCCAG GAGGTCAGTGAGCCAACCAAGGAGGAGAAGGCGGTGGCCAAGCACCTGCGCTTCAACTGCCCAACCAAGTCCACCAACATGATGGGCCATCGGGTGGATTACTTCACTG CCTCCAAAGCGGTCGACTGCCTCCTCGATTCCAAGTGGGCCAAAGCGAAGAAGGGCGAGGAGGCCGTGTTCACCAGCAGAGACTCGGCGGTGGACTACTGCAACAG GCTGCTGAAGAAGCAGTTCTTCCACCGCGCCCTGAAAGTCATGAAGAAACGTCCGGAGAAGGAgctgaagaaggaaaagaaggaggagaaggagaaggcaAAAAGCGACAGCagcaaggaggaggagaaaaaggggaagaaagagaagaagagggaCACCGAAGGAGattccaaaaaagaaaagaac GACGACAGCCCTGGGTCgccgaagaagaagaaagacgcGAAGAAGAAGTTTAAGCTGGAACCGCACGAGGACCAGCTGTTTTTGGACGGGAACGAG GTCTACGTGTGGATTTATGACCCCGTGCATTTCAAAACGTTCGCTATGGGACTGATTCTGG TGATCGCCGTGATCGCCGCCACCCTGTTCCCCCTGTGGCCGGCTGAGATGCGAGTGGGCGTGTACTACCTGAGCGTCGCGGCGGGCTGCTTTGTGGccagcatcctcctcctcgctgttg CCCGCTGCATCCTGTTTCTGATCATCTGGCTGGTGACCGGCGGAAGGCATCACTTCTGGTTCCTGCCCAACCTGACCGCGGACGTGGGCTTCATCGACTCGTTCCGCCCGCTCTACACCCACGAGTACAAGGGTCCACGCAGCAGCAAGAAGAGCGACGGCAAACCCACGGACGCCACCAAGGCCCAGAAGTCCGACAGCGAGGAGAAGTCTGACGGCGAGAAGAAGGACGGCGATggggaggaggacgacgaggagaGCAAGGAGGCGGAGCCATCGGAAAGTGCCACGGCCGAGGGGTCCGTGGCGGACCGGTACTCAGACACTGACAGTGACCGGCGAGAGGACGAAGGATCGCAGCACAGCAACGGCAACGACTTTGAGATGATCACCCGCGAGGAGCTGGATCAGCATacggaggaggagcaggaggaggaggaggaggagcatgaGGCCACGCCTTCCACCGTTAAAACATAA